Within Larus michahellis chromosome 5, bLarMic1.1, whole genome shotgun sequence, the genomic segment TGATTGTAGCTAGGATGATTCAGCAGCCCTGGCCTTGGGACCATACTGCGCTCCATTTTTTCACTGTATTGAGTAAAAAGCCACTGTATTTTTGGCTGCCTATCTAGTTTGCTATGACCATGGAGCTTGTCTTATTTAGGAGAAACTAAATATCTCTTTCAAAGTCCAAATGTAAAATTGCCTTTTTGTACACCACTTTGTAAATATTATTATGGCAGTCCAAAAGTTCAGGACTGCAGGCTGTTACAGAAGCATGATGTTACTTCACAGACAATCAGTCAATTTATCCCTATTGTGTGGAATTATAGACCTTAATAAATCTTGAAGTGAACTTAAGAGCTACTGAGATAAGACTTACTGGTCTGTTATGATCATCTGTAATCAGCTCTACAGTAGGGGAAGGGCAGTTTATTTTAGTTATTCAGGTTTTGGTGCAATAGCTACTTTTACtagaaatcttcattttttttactaGCTGTTCCacttcatttttacttttattaaaaaaaaaaattcttggtaAACACCATTTGGGTGTCCTGATTTGTTGTTCTAAATGCCCTAGTGCTTTAAACTCCCTAACTTTTATTTCCCAATTGCTAACATCTCCATTACCTGGAAACAATAGATCTGAGATAGATTTTAGTGTTTGTTTCAAGTTTGATTTTCCAGGACTTATTCGTCAAATCCTCATTAAGAGTCATCATTAACAGCCGTAGCTTGACTCCTCTGCTAATGAAAAATGACAGATTTGGGCTAGATTATTCTACATAATGGGAAAATAtaaccagggaaaaaaaagaaaagttttcaacttctttttaaaatgaaagatacaCAATGTAACTTCATAAAACTACTTAGGGGAACTTTTTGGGAAGATCTGCATTCCACCAACTAAAATTAACCTAATGTAATCCCTAACAGTTTCTGGAATCACAGAAATACATTCACAAACCAAATACAATAGGGTTTACTTCAGGCTGGAAGTGCTACCCATCGAAGTAACAACTATTGGTTTAGCATACGTAACATAAAGTAAAAAACACAATCTCCAACGGTCCAGTTCTGTACATAACAGCAATAAAAtagttaaaatttttttaaaacataccaAAAAGCCCATCATGACAGAGCAAAGGTGGACAGAGGAATAAGCTGGGAGTTCAGCTTCATGGGGACTTCATGGATTGCTGTTTCCCCCGCTGTAAACACGTGTTTGTATATACTCGTTTTGCCATCAAATACCACCCCAGTGCTTTGTTTTCCCTTGATGAGTTTCTCCTATGTTGGTTATCACCTAATTCCCTTTCTGATTGATCTCTGATGGGCACTGGCCCCTTTTCaattttcccctttattttttaacagtgatTTTCTCTATCCTGTGTAATTCACCGTTTTGCAGTCAATGTTCAATGCTTTCCGTCTTCTGCAAGCTTAAGCATTGTCCcatgcagtgttttctgttttgtggggttttttccccatagaTTGTATGTCAGATGCATTTCTTCTACTTGTTTATTGTCTCcgttatttctttgtctttcaggCCATAGGATTCGCATTCAATTTATTAGACTACAGCAATTACATAATAAATTCATTACATCCAGTTGTTGTTTGGGAATTTGATCTGACAGTTGCATTGGGTTCTGGGCTGTTTGTAAAGGTAGCTACAGCGCAAGGGGAAAGTTTGTGAAGATGGAGGCAGCTGCATATGCcagtaaagaaatacagaatgtcCAATATGGAGTGACATTTACATGAAATTAGGGTAAACATTTGACATGCAATGGCCTCTTTAGCATGGGGATTGCAAACCTTTTAGCAGCAGCCACATCTTTCTGTTTGCTGttgaaaaaattgctttgggAAATAATCTGGATCAGAGAAGTAAATTTTCTGTCAAGGTAAACTTTAGTAAGGagccaagtttaaaaaaaaagaggggagggaaaaaatccCTAGGTGGTTTATCTCATTATTATTAACATTCTTTAATATTTACCAGGCTCTCTTAGCAAGCCTGACTGTCAGTAGAGGCACTGAACTACAGAGACAGATTCAGGTTTACTCCCGGGAGCTTACTCCACCTCTCGTCTTGCAAAGAGGTTTGATAGCAGGTGTGTTTCAAAGGGCTGACAGTCcttaaaagaatgaaaacttcTGGAATTCAACAGTTGTGGACTGTTGTTGCagtttagtttgggattttcagggtttccctcttccctccccccctttttgATTCACTCTGCTTGTGAGGTTCTGGGAATGAAAAATGGGAGAGGGGGgtaaaaagggataaaaattaGAGGgaaagtatatattttaaaagatattcagAAATCTGTTTCCAGTTTGAGTCCCCCAGCTATTAGGAGGATGTTTGCTTGTATCTTATTGTAACCACTAGGGTACAGAGGTGTGCTACTTCAGGGAGGTTTTGTATATATAAGCTGCATCCTTCATTGGATAAACCCTTAAATCAATTTGGTATgtccatgcatttttttttaatctcagattttactgaaaatacaatttttagtgCTCTCTCCGGTGTCGTGCTCCGGTTTGCTATTAGGAGGAAGATACATCATGAAAAAGGCCAGAAGAAAGTTTGTAATAAATGAACGACCAGGCTTACTGTCTAACCATGTCAGTCAGAGAAATCTGCTGTGCTAAAAATGGTAATTCAGTGATGAAGTAGATTTTTATACTTACCCGTTACCTTTGAAATCTTGGATTTAGTCTTTGTTAGCTCAGAAATGGAACCGAATTGGTCATGTTCCCATAGCACCCGTGTTGAAAGACATCTTTCTGGCGGTAGTCGCTGTGTCTGGTGAGGATGTGAAGAACATGAGAGCAGTgaaatggtttaaaataaaaagtgccTTAGCAGAATAGTAGGTGCTCTTTGCAAAGCACAGGCTCACATAATATTATCCTTTGGCCACTGCCAATTTTCTCTAATTTCTATAAGTGATGTACATATCTGGATTTTGGGGAAGAGAGGTGGAGGAAAAGGTGAAAAGCTGATGTTTATTTTACACTGAGTTTCTTCTCTTGTAATACAAATCTGAGTACTTTGAACTCAAACTCCATTCAGTGCAGCCTGTTACATTTGACTGTCTCACCAAACTATCACACCAGCAAAAGCGAATAAGAACAGTAATTGGTTTAAAGGCTGAATAATTGTGTCTGAATGACAACAAGTGACGTTATCTTTATAACAAAAACAATTGCCCTGTTCTCACGGAAATACAGGTTTCATTGCAAATGTGTTCACTTTAAAGCAGACACACCGCAATAAAATTGCAGTGCTCTGCAGCATTCATCTTGGATCTTCACAGCCACCCACCCAATTACAGGCTGTGTCTTGCCAGCAGAAGATTGTTGCTTGgtttctgtaatatttttgtaGCTGTGCTTTCCTCTACATAACTTTACAGGTAGACTGCGCTTACTCCTTTCCTTTCACCAGgtttttctgctgtaaaaaaaaaaaaaaaaaaaaaaaaaaattggctggTATGGAAAGTCTTTTGCATGGCTCtaaacgtgattttttttttatgtggaataCACTCTGAATAGTTGTTTCTAATACCTTAATGGCTCTGGTTTATGTCAGTAATTACATGAAAGGTTAATCTTTAAATCACCGGCATATCCTAAATTCCTAATCAACTTCATACTTGGAAAGGAACCCATATAAATGCTCAATTTGTTAATATTAGAGTGGTTTGAGCAGGTCAAGGAAAAGCGTAACCTTGGTGCATAATGATAAACTGAACACAGCTAAAGTATCTCAGATCTGTTTGTCGTAATAGCTGTGAATATGAAAACTGAATATAAGGGAGAATGAGTGTGGATATAATTAGTAGGAGAATCTGCTATGGCTCAAGATCACCCCTCTCTCTAACAGAGGGTTTCTTAAGGGATGGGGAAACAGAAGAGATATTTTGGGTAGAAAGGTCTGATTTTCTAGAAAGTCTGTTGTGAGCTGTGACTAGGGTAGCTAAGAAGTCCAGCCAAAAAAATTAGGGGAAGAGGCACACTGCTGGAGTTCAGCGAACAAAATGATGGATGAGGGGGACATTGTGCTCCCAGGGAACAGGGAGGCGGCTGAGGAAATGACGGGGTTGCGTGCGTGTGTGTTTGGGAAAGCATGTCCGTCTGCGCCTCTGTAAATGAGAGTGTTTGTGTGTGACTGTGAGTTtgaaaagacagggagaaaaagagaggcagagagagatgctGGGTATCTTTCTTAAATCTCTGCTGTTGTCCTTGCCACAGTTTCAATGTGGGAGGTGAAGGCACTGAGAAATCTTGTTTTCCGTGTGTGCCCAGTGGTCCCCTTGCCTTCTCACCGGTTCTGGTCTTCCCTTTCATCCTGTTCCttcaccctttctttttctctttcttgctcaATGAAGCTATTTAGTGTTGTACCCTCCTTGCCAGAAGCTGTTTCATCCCTGCTTGCTcagtttttaaaactgctttctcCACCCACCTTCAGTCTTGGCTTTTCATCTGTGCTAGTCCTTtagatttttcatctttaaaaaagaaaaagcaaagggagCGAGCAACAACCTGATTTAGTTGTCGTTACTCCAgtcttttctctcatcttttgtctcttctccatttcttttattattattactgttattattattatagcacAAGAAATAAGCTTCCTAGTTTAATACTCCTTATTTGCCGTTCTGAATGCCATTGGAGAAgctgaggggaaagggaggggtaTTCAGGGTGTCCTTTTGCTACTAATGCAGAAAAAGACACATACAAGAAACAAATTTAGTCCATCTCAAAAGCAAATGTGGGGCTTTttatcaaaaccaaagaaaaatgatCAAATAGGCTCATTTCAAGTGCCCCTCAAAGTCTTAGCCATAAAAACATACAGAATATATTAAAGCATACAAAAATATGCTGAGGTATCATTAATGATCTTTCTGTGGCAAGGCAGTTATGAACCAGGCGTGGGACTGCATCTTCAGACTGGTACAGAGCATCTAGCTATTGCTGTGCACATGGAGGAACAGAGCATCCCCTCGGTCTAACCCCCTGCAGTACTCAAACAGCGTGGTAAAGGAGGGAATTTGCAGCTTTAACACagaatttctttgtattttatatattcagGGCAGAAACAGAATGTGGTACATTAGCATTGATTCTGTGGTTTcatataacttttttcttttttttaaagtagtacagaaaggaaggaaaaagacagaaaggaaaataaatcatccCTTATATACATTCAAAGCATACACAGCAACAGTTCCTTCATCACTGGGTGCACTGTGAGTGTGTATTGATGTTAGCAGCAAGAGATTGCATATTAGAGATCTATAACACTGGTAGTGTTAACCATCTTCAAAAAAGGTAGTTCTTTTGCTTGCATTTCTCCCTGTCTTGTATGTTAAAAgacacttaaataaaaataaaataatgttaattaCCTAATCATAAAAAGATTAGTCCTATTAAGTGGAACATTAAAAgaggaatatttaaaatattttcatccctTCGATATTCCCCAAGCATCTTCTGAACAACAAACTGTCACAACTAACCCCGAAAGcatcttttttgttattgttgttccttttcttttttttttgaagccatTTCATAAGCCAGAATAAGGGCATCATCAGAGAGGGAATGACATATCTCTGGACAGTTGGTGAACATGAAATTTGGAAGAAAGAGTTAGGGAAAATTTGTCCCTGCAGTTGCTATAAATACAGTACAAATATAACAACTCTCATATATACTAATGCGAGCAGCCTGGAGCAGGATGAATAACTGGATTTGCACTAGCTGTATTGAAATGAAACACTTGCTCCTTTATTTCTTTACAGTCCATATATTTTTCATGCAAACTTTCAGGTGTGGAGTACCTTCCTGCCATGTAATAGCAGTGACACCAAGAGGGGTCCAGTAGATATCCACCAGTAGATATTCAGACGGTATCCAGATCTCCAGATATCCTCTGGAGATCATGAGGAGCTTGTCTCCAGAAGATACTCCCCTTAGAAAAGATTTCTGAATGAGGATTTTGAAATgtattgttttctgaaatttaatAAATGCTGTGCTCTATATGGAGGATCCATCCATCATCCTGCTAAGGGTGGCAAGTCATTGGTGGTCATTACCTCTCTTCAGGAGAAATGGCAACAGGCAATACCAAAATCAGCTCTCACTTAGGAAATCACTgcacctttaaagaaaaatgttctgttcAGTTTACTTGAGCTGTCAATGCAAGGTGCATGAAGCACAGAGGTGAATAAATTCCAAAGGCGGAATTGCTCACGTCTTTGCAAACATAGCTTGAGGTTGCTAACACCAATAAACAGCAGGAATAATTCCAGAGGGGTGCAATCACTAGTGTGTTTAAAATACAACCCACAAATATGctaaaaatacatagaaatacaACCACAGGATGATTGTGTGTCAGTATCAGTCTTGCATCAGATTTACAGGGGTAAAACCACGACCGCACCAATACGGTTCCTCATAGCAACAGGGGGGTCGCTATAGAAATAaagctaattcttttttttttttttttttttactgtatgcAGACAATATTGTAACAATCTTGGGTGGGTTTGGAAGTTTCCTGGCAACTAGCTGCATTCAGTCCTTCTGGTTGCGGTGCTGTATGTTGATTTGAGGAACGTATAAGTAGTCCAAAGTTAGAGAGCCAATTTTTCATGGTTAAATTCCCTATTGATTTCAGAGAAGGGTTTAATGGGGAAAAGACATACATTTTGGCCCTCAGTTAGAAtggcataaaatattttctcataaaatGTCATCGGGCACCCAAAGAAACAAGGGGCTCCTTACCTACTCTCTGCCCTCACTGTTAGGTTCATATCTGGACACTCAACCCCTCAGGTCACTTGGGAGTTCCTGGATGGATCAGGCCCTTATGGGTTTGAGGCATAGAAACAGAAATGTGCATTTGTTTCAAGAGAGAAAAGCCTAGTTTTAACAGTGCTAGCTTGTTTCAAAGCTGTGGGTGAATTTTTAGTGGCTTTAGTAAAAAAGCAGTTGATTTTCATCAAATTTTCTATGAAAAAGTCCTCTCCCAATACATAATCTCATTGCTTTCACAGATGACATTATCATCTcactaaataaaaattttgatttaaaagctATTGTcatatttaatattaaacagGATGAGATGTACCaaatagagaaaaataagttCTGACTCCTTAAAAATAGtgtcagtcagaaaaaaaatttaaattcacCCCTTGTGTTTAAAATTAATGGCTAAAACCTactatgcaggaaaaaaaaatggtttgttctgTGCCTATTCTCTGCGTTTATAAGTCTGCTGTAGCCTTTTAAGAGTAGGTGGTACTTTGatgctataaaaaaagaaaaaaacctttgttaaattaaaatatatgttagatttctgattttttcctctATTGGTGGTAACCTAAGGATAGAGAAATACGTACAAAGCATAAAAATGTTACCCAATTCATTATCTGTAACATTTTATTAGCATGGAAtgctgtatgaaaaaaaattcaagatgcTCTGCCTGATGTTATAAAACTACCTCATCTTCATTAGTATGAGAGGAGTTGTTGAAAAGATCAATCAGTAGGTTGTTCACATACTGGAATGAAAAATCCGAAATACAAGGAAAGGAAGCCTTTATTTAAGGGCAGTCAAATAAAACAGCTGTGTGATTCTACATTATTAAATCAGTGCTCATATCCATCAAGTCCATTTATCAGTCATTAGTAAGGAGGGTTTGTATACTTTCAGCCTCTGCAGAAATTTTAGACTTGTTTTGTTAGTGAAGGCTGGTGGTGAAAGTAAGGGACATGAGACAGGCTTTGCTAGCAGTTTCCTATAGGACCCAGAAGTATGTTCTAACAACTCTCTGACTCTGAGTGTTACAGCTGAGGTTTTACTCTTGCAACACACACAGGTTTCACCACTGAGAACCGAATAGCTTTTGCTCTTCTCCATTCACCATGGCACCACAGTGCACAAAGCAAGGGTTTCTTTGCTCTCGGTATATATCAAAACAAGCATAATAGTGGGAAATGCTAGTAAAAGCCcttaaatttagatttttttgactttcttgtttaaaaaaaaaaaagatgataagcactttttttttggcagtgttttGGTTTGACTTttgttgtttgctgttttttcttttgagtaaGACTTTGCAATATGATCAGGTTTGATACAAAATACTTTTAGGGGTTATGATGCAGTTTTTATGGATCTTACAGCAACTAACAAGTGAACTGTACTTAAAAATCCTCAGAAATCCCGCCCCAGGGACACGGTCAAAACTTTAGCCTTTCTGAGGTGCACTGGCTCCTTGTTGTACTGACATCCAGTTACAGGTAGCACATTAACAAAAATAGAATTTCAGTGTCATGCTTCATATCTTCAGTAACATGATGTAAGCGAATGTGTACTAATTACAATGGGAAGCCATCTGGTTAATTTTAAGCTTGCTATTTTACGTGGCTTCTTTGCTCCTAGACTTTCATTTCAACACTCAgtatgaagagaaaaagaggttAAACTGTTGCATTTTGTATACAGGGAACAATTCATGTAATATACACCAGTCTGTAAAAACtgtaaatgctatttttttttattttaaacagttttcttaGTTTACAAAAGATCAATAATTGGTACCTTTTTACACTCTCAGATTCCTGAATATTGACAGATCTTCAAAGGGAGTATTAGCAAATGAAATCTTAAGATTGACTGTCCTGAAGATTTTTAAGACACAATAAAGCTAAAATATCAAGTCTTTCAGACAGCTCCTCTTAACAATTTCGGCAGAGGAGCACGTCGGAAACCACCAGCAAAGCACAGCAATCCCCCCCGTGCCACTGTCTGCCTGCACGCTGTTATTTGGTTGCACACTGTTTAAATCCCCAAGGCAAATCACACCTCGCATTCCCTCGCTGGCTGCTGGTGACAGGAACAAGATCCGTACTCATTAATGATCACCAGGGCTCCCTCAATGTGGTTGGGTTTGTAATCAACGTAATACTCCTGGGCTGACATGGCAGCCATTTGATGCATGGTCtgtttttgcttctgctttctgcgCTGTGTTACAAAGCACTGTCTTAGTTGCCTTAAGCTGGCTGGAAAGCACTTCCAGGAGACGTACAACACTAAAACCAcgatgaggaaggaaaaaatcagtGCCATGGTCCCCGTCACCACCTTGTGAATCTGAACGGCGTTCTCCGAGTTCTCGCTGGGCATGGTCACGGTTATGGCATATGTTGTTTGGTCCCCTTCGCTGTCCTGCACGTCGTACGTGGCGGTGGCAGAGCCGTAGCTGAACGTTTGGTCGCTGTTGTTCGTTACTGTGGAGAGGGTGTTAACACTCGTTGGGTCTGCCGCGTCTTCACACAAGTGAAAAGCGTACACCGCGTCCAAAACATCCTCGCCCTGTGCGTACTCAGGGGTGGCACAGAGCAGATTGCTGTCGTAGCGACCCTTGAAGTTGCTCAGCCAGGAGGCCAGGGCGCAAACGTTACGGCTGCAATCCCAGGCATTTGCAGAAAGGCTGATGCTAGTGAGGGACTTCCAGGAGTCAAGGACTCGGGAGTCGATGTAGGTCAGCCGGTTGGAGTCCAGCTGCAGGGATTTGAGGTGAGGTACGCTTTCGAAAACATGAGGTTCGATGTATTCGATTTCGTTGCCGGAGAGATCCATTTTTTCAAGTTGCCATATCCAGTCCAAAGTATTTACTACGATGGTAACTTTATTCCTTCGCAAGCAGAGGGAGTGCAGGGAGATGAGCCTGGGAAAATGGGCTAAATTCACCTTCACCAAGTCATTGTGCTCGAGGTGCAGCTCAGTGAGTTTGAACAAGCCTGCAAAAGAGTTTCGAGCCAGGCTCTTTAACTGATTGTATCCTATGTCTAGAAACTTCAGGCTGCGACAGTCCTGAAAAATTCTCACTGGCACGAACTTGATGGCGTTCGACCGCATGTGCAAAGTTGTTAGTTTTCTCAGCCCGTGAAACAGGTCAGGCTCCAAAGACTGTAGGTTGTTGTATGATAAATCCACACTGCGCAAGTTTGGCATGGGTCGGAAAGTGGTGTTGGGCAGTTGGGTTATTTTGTTGGAACTCAGGGTGAGCTCTTTAACTCGCCGCAATTTTTGAAAGGCATTCCCCTCCACTGAGCAAATGTGATTGTGATCCAGATAGAGCCACGTGAGCTGCATTAACCCTGTGAACTGTCCATCATGCAGCTCTGAAAGGCTGTTGTACCGCAGAGACAAGCCCATCATGCCCGACAGGTTGCGAGGCATCTCTGTAAGATTCAGTGATTCACAGTACAAAAGCCTGCCCTCACACCGACATAGCTGTGGACACCCACTATTCACGGCTGGAAGCATTTTAGAAAAGATACCCAGCGTACACAATATCAACCCCGGGGGCTTCCTCAGCAGCCAGTTTAAACAGAGACCGATAAGAAGGAAATCCATTAGCAAGAATATTTCCAAATATGCTTGAGAATGTCCATTGAATCTTTTCAAATTCTACATCATAttttatttaagggaaaaaagcaaaaaacaaaacaaagccagaaaaccaaagcaaaacagcaaacagAACAAACACAGAGGCAAATATTTCACTTTACAGCATGCAGGAGCTGTGCAGCATTAAAGTTCACAGACATTCAAAGGTAAAATGATAGTGATTTTGTTCATGTTAaatgctgcagcaaagaaaaaaaaatctttcttcatgaaagaatttaattaaaaagtgtcTTACCCACCCTTTTCCAGAGAGTGACAACCTCCATTCAGTTGCTTCCTTTGTGTTTGGACTAATTATATGCAGAGCTAAAAAAGACCCCTCTGTGCTACAAATTCAGTCCCTTTCAATTTTGTGCAAGGCTGGCAAGCTCACAATGTCTCACTTCGCTTCTGCTCAAAGAGCGAAAGGCTTGTCCAGCTAGCTTTTTAGCTGACTCCTAGGACCTGCAAGTTTCAGAACTATGTACATGAGCTTgatcttctccttctccctctgtcctTTTCTCTGCAGTTAACACTGTGGCGTGAAAAAAACTCCAAACTCTTTACTAACGACTCCACAGGATTTGTCAATCTGTTTAATGTCCATCATTTGCAACGACCATTGACCGGCACAACCTTTACTCCATAGAGAGATTACCCTTCATTCACTGACCGGCTAAGGGTAGCTTTATTTCCCATTCTTTGTTCGCTTTGCTTGTTAGGTGATGCTTAGAGCAGAGAGAGACAGCAAGAATCCCTTCCCTTCAGCTGAGCAGTATGTTGCTAGAGCATGCAGAGGCACCTAGTGTTCACTGAGTGTCGTAAGCTGCTCATGATTGTACGCCTGCACTGTGCATCTCAGACATGGGCAGATTGAAAAGGGGTGGGCATAAAACCAACATTTGAGCGAACCAGGAAAGTAATATATGCTCTTTgatgaaatggaaaatactttaaGCCTATCTCGCCATTTCTCAAACAGGCACGCACACACAGCCGCACAAATCATCAACGGCGAGGCAGTGCTAAGTAGGAAGCTGGAGAATtaggattcttctttttttttttttttttttttttttgcttttgtttaaagtCTGAATTTATAAGCTATTAGCTGGGAGAGGGAGATACTTGATTTCTTGGTTTGGGAAGGAATATGTAAACCAGTATCTTTGGAttgctttttctctgtaattCTGATGATGAGATTTGCCTTTTGGAGTCTTGGGGTGGGggagttggggagggggggggggaatgtgttttttttctgacattgtcTAAATAGAGCATGATTTGAAATTCTGTGCATTCTTTCTCATAGAAATGCAGCCAGAGCTCTGCAAATAGGAATGTCTGGTTTCATATAAGCTTTAATTACATTTGGTCTTTTTCCATCCTGcatattttgtgtgtgttcagcacatgccttttttttttttctttt encodes:
- the LRRTM1 gene encoding leucine-rich repeat transmembrane neuronal protein 1 yields the protein MDFLLIGLCLNWLLRKPPGLILCTLGIFSKMLPAVNSGCPQLCRCEGRLLYCESLNLTEMPRNLSGMMGLSLRYNSLSELHDGQFTGLMQLTWLYLDHNHICSVEGNAFQKLRRVKELTLSSNKITQLPNTTFRPMPNLRSVDLSYNNLQSLEPDLFHGLRKLTTLHMRSNAIKFVPVRIFQDCRSLKFLDIGYNQLKSLARNSFAGLFKLTELHLEHNDLVKVNLAHFPRLISLHSLCLRRNKVTIVVNTLDWIWQLEKMDLSGNEIEYIEPHVFESVPHLKSLQLDSNRLTYIDSRVLDSWKSLTSISLSANAWDCSRNVCALASWLSNFKGRYDSNLLCATPEYAQGEDVLDAVYAFHLCEDAADPTSVNTLSTVTNNSDQTFSYGSATATYDVQDSEGDQTTYAITVTMPSENSENAVQIHKVVTGTMALIFSFLIVVLVLYVSWKCFPASLRQLRQCFVTQRRKQKQKQTMHQMAAMSAQEYYVDYKPNHIEGALVIINEYGSCSCHQQPARECEV